CGCAGCAGGTCGAGCTCCTCCAGTGGGTCGAAGCTGACATCCTCTTCGAGCCTGACCCGGATCGCGTTGCGCCGGGCCCGCCACACGCGCCGGAAGCCATCGGCCAGAATGATCAGAATCAACAGCCCGCCGATCATGAACAGCCAGTCGCGCATCGACAGTTCCATAGGCACCTTCTCGTTATTTTGCCCGCGTTCGGGGGCTCACTTCGCCGCCATTATACCAAGGGCCTGCCCGAAAACCGCCGTGGTTCAGGCGCCAGCCAGCGCCTGCGCCGCCTCGATGTCGACCGTGACCAGCCGTGACACGCCGGGCTCCTGCATGGTCACCCCCAGCAGCTGGTGGGCCATCTCCATCGCGATCTTGTTGTGGGTGATGTAGATGAACTGGATGCCGTACGACATCTCGCGCACCAGGTTCACATAGCGGCCGACATTGGCATCATCGAGCGGCGCATCGACCTCGTCGAGCAGGCAGAAGGGGGCCGGGTTGAGCTGAAAGATGGCGAAGACCAGTGCGATGGCGGTGAGCGCCTTCTCGCCGCCCGACAGCAGATGGATGGTGCTGTTACGCTTGCCCGGCGGCTGCGCCATGATGGCGACGCCGCTGTCGAGCAGTTCATCCGAGGTGAGCACCAGTTCGGCATGGCCGCCACCGAACACCTTCGGAAAGAGCGCCTGCAGGCCCCGATTGATCTGGTCGAAGGTGTCACGGAAGCGGCTGCGGGTTTCGCGGTCGATCTTGCGGATGGCCTCCTGCAGCGTTTCGAGTGCCTCGCCGAGGTCGGCCTGCTGCGCCTCCAGATACCCCTTGCGCTCGCTCTGGATGCGATGCTCATCGATCGCGGCCAGGTTGATCGCACCCAGCCGGTCGATGCGTTGCAGCAGCCGCTCCAGCGCCTGTTCGAGCTGCATGGCGTCGAGGGGCTCCTCGCTTCCTGCAATCAGGTCGACGCTGCTGCCGAGGCTGCGCAGCTGTTCGGCCAGCGCATTGTCGTGCAGTGCCAGTTCGCGCAGTTGCAGACGTTTCTCATCGACCTGCTGGGTGAGGCTGCGCAGCTGGCTGTCGAGGTGGCGGCGCTGATCCTCCTGTTCGCGCTGCTGCCGTTCCGACTGCTCGACTGCCTGCCGCGCGGCGGCCAGCCGCTGTTCAGCCATCAGCTGCGCGGCCAGCGCCTGATCGAGCTGCTGTTGCAGCGCCTGCTGCGGTTCGACCAGATCGGCAATGGCCATCTGCAGCTGCTGCCGTTGCGCGGTGGCGCGTTCGATCTCCTGTTCGAGCCGCGCACTCTGCGCCTGGGCTGCCTTGAGTTCGGTCAGGCAGCGCTGGCGCTCCAGCGCCAGCTGATGCTGCTGGTCGCGGCAGTCACGTTCATGGCTGCGCGCCTGCGCCAGCGCCTCGCGCAGCTGCTCCTGCTCGGCCCGCAGCCGCTGCCGCTGCTGTTCGAACTCGCCACTCTGCGCGATGGCCTGGTTCAGTGCGGCCTGCGTCCGTGCCTGCCGCGCCTGGTCTTCGTCGATTTCGCGGGTTGCGCTCGTCAGCTCCTCGTCGATGGCAGTGATGCGGTGCTGACTCTGCTCGATGCGTGCCTGACGGGCGCTCAGATCGGCCTGCAGGGTGGCCTGCTGGCGCCGCTGTTCGGTGGTGCGGCTCTGGGTCTGCGCGAGCTCGGCCTCGCACTGCCGCAGATGCCGGTCGAACTCTTCGAGCTGCTGTTGTGCATCCTGCAACTGCTCCTTGAGTTGCTGCTGCTCGCGCTTCAGCTCGGTCAGTTCGCGGGCGCGCAGCAGGGCGCCGCCGCCTTCGCGGTCGTCGGGCAGTCGCTCGATGGCGTGGCGGCCGATCAGCAGGGCATCGGGGGTGAGAAAGAACTCGCCGGGGCCCAGTTGCCCGCGCCGGTCGAGGGCGCTGGCCAGATTGTCGGCACAGTAGCCACCATGCAGCCAGTCGGCAATTTCGTGGCTGCTGCGCAGCCGTTCGCTGAGTCGGGGCCAGCGGGCTGGAGGCGGTTGTGCAGGTGCGTGCGCTGTTGTCAGCAGCGCGAGGGGAAGCTCGAACAGCGCCGCCATCAGCCGTTCCGGTTCGTCGGCACGCTCGGCCGGCAGGCAGAGCGCCCGGATGCGGTGTGCCAACAGCCGTTCGATCGCCCCTTCCCAACCTGCCTCCACCTCGAGCCGTTCGCCCAGCCGTGGCAAGCGGTCCAGTTCGAGGCGTTGCAGCAGTTGGGTCTGTCGCGGGTCGAGTCGTCCGCGGCCCAGGGCAGCCTGCTGCAGCGTTTCGAGCGAACTGATGCGCCCGCTCAGCTGCTGGTCGAGGCGTCGAAGCTGGTCGAGCCGTGGCTGCAAGGCGTTGCGCTGCTGGCGCAGCTGCTGTCGTTGCTGCTCGCTCGCCTGTCGTGCCACCTCGCTCAGTCGAATCTCGTCGGCGAGCTGGTCGAATCTCTGCCGCAGTGCCGGCAGTGCCGTGTCGTCGATCTGGCCCCGCAGGCTGTCGCGTTCGCCATGCAGCCGCTCGATGCGGCTCTTCAGCCGAGGCAGTTGCTGTTCGATCTGCCGGAGGGTGGCGCGGGCGGCCTCTGTCTGGCGGGCCGGCAGCTGCGCCTCGCGCTGGAGTCGGTCGAACCCCTCCTGCCACTGCTGCATGCGCTGTTCGGTGGCGGCCAGCTGCTGCGCCGCCTGCTGCTCGGCGACCTGGGCGGCTTCGCTTCGGGGTGTCAGGTCCTGCAGGGTGTCGCTCAGTGTCGTGCCGAGCTGCTGGCTGTGGGCCTGTTGTGCGTGCAGTGCCTGCATCTGTCGTTCGTTGTCGGCGAGTGTCGTGTGCAGTTGGCGGGCGCGCTCCTGGGCATGGCGGATGCCCTGTTCCAGGCGGCTGATCTCGGCCCCCTGGCGGTAGTAGTGGCCCTGTTCGAGATTGAAGGCCTCGTGCAGTTCGAGATGGCGCAGCCGCAACTGCTCCAGTTCGCGTTCGAGACGGCTCTGCTCGGCCAGCAGGCCATCGCGGAGCAGACTCTCTTTGCTCACTTCATCGTCGAGCCGCAGCCGCTGCTGCTCCAGCGCGCGCCAGCGCAGCGCGGCCAGTCGAATCCGCTGCAATCGCTCCTCTTCCTTCAGTTCGCGGTACTTCTGGGCGGCGCGTGCCTGCCGCTCCAGGGTCTGCAACTGGCGCTGAAGTTCTTCTTTGATGTCATTGATCCGTTGCAGGTTCTCTTTGGTGTGCTGCATCCGGTTCTCGGTTTCGCGGCGCCGCTCCTTGTACTTGGAGATGCCGGCTGCCTCCTCGATGTAGACCCGCAGGTCATCCGGTCGCGCCTCGATCAGATGCGAGATCATTCCCTGTTCGATGATGGCGTAGCTGCGTGGACCGAGGCCAGTTCCGAGAAAAATGTCGATGATGTCGCGGCGTCGACAGCGCACACCGTTCAGGTAGTAGCTCGACTGGCCGGCACGGGTCACCTTGCGGCGGATCGAGATTTCGGCAAAGCGGGCATACTCCCCGCCGAGGCTGCCGGCGCTGTTGTCGAACAGCAGTTCGATGCTGGCCTGGCCAACCGGCTTGCGGTGGGTGGAGCCATTGAAGATGACGTCGGCCATCTGCTCGCCGCGCAGCTGTCTGGCCGAGCTCTCGCCCATCACCCAGCGCACCGCGTCGATGATGTTCGACTTGCCGCAGCCGTTGGGGCCGACCACCGCACTGAGGTTGGTCGCAAAGGTGACCGTGGTCGGATCGACGAAGGATTTGAATCCCGCCAGTTTGATGCTCTGCAGCCGCATGTCGGTGGTTCGGTGGGTCAAAGGCTGCGGCCATTCTAGGCGCTGTTGCACCGCTTCGCACCAGCATCCTGATTTTGTTGAAGATGTTTTGATCCTCCACTGAGGGCGATCCCGGTTCTGGATCTTCGGTGCGGCCCAAAGGATGCAGATCGAAGAGCGATCCGGCGATCGCGGCCGAAGCCCGCGGCAGCAGACCCTGTTCCTGCCGGACCATGGCCGCGGGTTCGTGAGCGCCTTCGAGGCCCTGGATTCATGCGCGACGGGAGCAGTGCAACAAATTGCCGCTGTCGGCCTTACGATTTAGTATGGCGGCGACACTCTGAATTGGCTGGGATGCCATGCAGCGCTTTCCCGCCGACCGCCTGCGTCACCCTCTTTACAACGAAAATAACGATGGAGAATCGATATGGGACCTCTTGCTGGAGTCAAGATCATCGAAATCGCCGGAATCGGCCCCGGCCCCTTCTGCGGCATGATGCTGGCCGACATGGGCGCCGAAGTGATCCGGGTCGATCGCGCCAGCGCGCCGGCCAATGCGCCGCGCTCCAATGACGTGCTGGCACGGGGCCGTCGCTCGATCGCGCTCAACCTCAAAAAGCCCGAAGCGATCGAGACGGTGCTGAAGCTGTGCGAGCAGGCCGATGCCGTGTTCGAGGGGTTTCGTCCCGGTGTCGCCGAACGGCTCGGCATTGGTCCCGATGCCTGCATGGGTCGCAACCCGAAGCTGGTCTACGGCCGCATGACCGGTTGGGGGCAGGATGGCCCCATGTCCCAGGCGGCCGGCCATGACATCAACTACATCTCGCTGTCGGGTGCGCTGCACGCCATTGGCCCCAAGGGGGGCAAGCCGGTGCCACCGCTCAATCTGGTGGGCGACTTCGGCGGCGGTGGCATGCTGCTCGCCTTCGGCATGGTCTGTGCGCTGCTCGAAGCGGGCCGTTCCGGCCGTGGCCAGGTGGTGGATGCCTCGATGGTCGAAGGCTCCGCCGCGCTGATGGCGATGATCTACTCCTTCGCCAGTGGCGGTGGCCACAGCGAGGAGCGTGGCACCAACATGCTCGATGGCGGCACCCACTTCTATGACACCTACGAGACCCGGGATGGCAAGTACATCTCGCTGGGGTCGATCGAGCCGCAGTTCTACGCGCTGCTGATCGAGAAGGCGGGACTCGATCCACAGAAGTTCGCGCCGCAGATGGACCGCAGCAAGTGGCCGGAGCTCAAGGAGGAGCTGACCCGGGTGTTCAAGACCAGGAGCCGCGATGAGTGGTGCGCCATCATGGAGGGCAGTGATGTCTGCTTTGCGCCGGTGCTGTCGTTCCGCGAGGCGCCCAGCCATCCCCACAACGTCGCCCGCAACTCCTTTGTCGAGATCAATGGCGTGATGCAGCCGGCGCCCTGCCCGAAATTCAGCCGCAGCGCGCCGGAGCAGCCCCGGCCGCCACGCCGGGCCGGTGAGGACACCGAGGCGGTGCTGAGCGACTTCGGCTTCAGCAGCGGTCAGATCGCCAGCCTGCGCGCGGCGGGTGCCCTGGCCTGAGCGAAGTTGCCGTCGACTGTGCAATTCCGGCAATGAACGGGGTTGCACAGTCGCTTCGAGTGGACATTCAGCGCGTGGCCGATCGGTGCCGCGCCTTCATCCACTGCCAATGGCCGCCAGCGGCACCAGGGTCATCAGCGCCCGGTAGAGCAGGGCGCCATCTTCCAGCACGCCGAAACAGGGAAAGCAGCAGTGTGCTGCCGTCCTGCCGCGCAGCCCCGTGGAAGATGCGGCGGGCAGCGGTTCGCAAACCAGCATGTAGAGCACGCTGTTGCTCTTGACGCGCCGCATCAACTGGCGGTCGACGCTGAACTGCTGTGAGGCGTAGAGCCGTGGCCGCTGCATGAAATCCTCCCCTGCCTTCAGACCACGCTCCAGCAGCGCGCAGGAGAGGTAGGCGAGCGGGAACATCTCGGGAAAAACCACCCGGTCTTCCAGTTCATTGAAGTAATGCGTCGGATCGACCTGGGCGCCGAGCAGAAAATTCTTGCCGTTGCCGGTCATCATGAACTTGCGCTTCACAAAGCATGCCTGACCCGGCAGATGGTCGCGGTCAGTCACCGCTGACAGCGGATCGGGCAGCGGCGGAGTGCCCTCTGGCAGCACCAGTGGCTGCCGGGACTCCCGCTTGTGACCCAGCAGCGCCGTGCGTTGACCTGCTCGCAGCAGCAGGCGGTTGCGCAGCAGCGTCGTCGGGCTGGTCACCAGTGTCGAAGGCTTGATCTCGAGCGTCACCTCATCACCCGGCAGCACCGGGCTGACGAAATCGAACTGATAGTTGCTGTAGCGCAGGCCATGCTGCTCGATCAGCCGCGCTTCGTCCGCCTGCTGTCGATGCTGGCGCAGCCGGTCTTCGATCCATGCCGCCAGTTGAAAGCCGAGCACCAGGGGCGCGCTGAACGGGGTGCCGGGAATCTGCCACCACAGCTTCTGGTCATGAAAGGGGTTGAAATCATCGGTCGAGAAGCGCGCGATGTCGATGTGCAACTGGGTGAAGCGGGTCGGGGCGGTGGCGGTGTGCATCGGCGGGCACCTGACGGCGGATGCGGACGATCAATGAAGAAGTGGCTGTCGTTTTGAGTGTAGCCAGGATTGACCGGATCAGCGCGCAGGGTGCGGGATGCGGCGCCGGCCGCACCCCGCGGCATTTCAGACGTAGACCAGTCCCAGGGTCTCGGCGATCAGTGCCGGCTTGTCGGCGCCTTCGACCTCCATGGTCACCTCCGACTTCATCAGAAACTGCCCCGGACGCTTCTCT
Above is a genomic segment from Pseudomonadales bacterium containing:
- the smc gene encoding chromosome segregation protein SMC; protein product: MRLQSIKLAGFKSFVDPTTVTFATNLSAVVGPNGCGKSNIIDAVRWVMGESSARQLRGEQMADVIFNGSTHRKPVGQASIELLFDNSAGSLGGEYARFAEISIRRKVTRAGQSSYYLNGVRCRRRDIIDIFLGTGLGPRSYAIIEQGMISHLIEARPDDLRVYIEEAAGISKYKERRRETENRMQHTKENLQRINDIKEELQRQLQTLERQARAAQKYRELKEEERLQRIRLAALRWRALEQQRLRLDDEVSKESLLRDGLLAEQSRLERELEQLRLRHLELHEAFNLEQGHYYRQGAEISRLEQGIRHAQERARQLHTTLADNERQMQALHAQQAHSQQLGTTLSDTLQDLTPRSEAAQVAEQQAAQQLAATEQRMQQWQEGFDRLQREAQLPARQTEAARATLRQIEQQLPRLKSRIERLHGERDSLRGQIDDTALPALRQRFDQLADEIRLSEVARQASEQQRQQLRQQRNALQPRLDQLRRLDQQLSGRISSLETLQQAALGRGRLDPRQTQLLQRLELDRLPRLGERLEVEAGWEGAIERLLAHRIRALCLPAERADEPERLMAALFELPLALLTTAHAPAQPPPARWPRLSERLRSSHEIADWLHGGYCADNLASALDRRGQLGPGEFFLTPDALLIGRHAIERLPDDREGGGALLRARELTELKREQQQLKEQLQDAQQQLEEFDRHLRQCEAELAQTQSRTTEQRRQQATLQADLSARQARIEQSQHRITAIDEELTSATREIDEDQARQARTQAALNQAIAQSGEFEQQRQRLRAEQEQLREALAQARSHERDCRDQQHQLALERQRCLTELKAAQAQSARLEQEIERATAQRQQLQMAIADLVEPQQALQQQLDQALAAQLMAEQRLAAARQAVEQSERQQREQEDQRRHLDSQLRSLTQQVDEKRLQLRELALHDNALAEQLRSLGSSVDLIAGSEEPLDAMQLEQALERLLQRIDRLGAINLAAIDEHRIQSERKGYLEAQQADLGEALETLQEAIRKIDRETRSRFRDTFDQINRGLQALFPKVFGGGHAELVLTSDELLDSGVAIMAQPPGKRNSTIHLLSGGEKALTAIALVFAIFQLNPAPFCLLDEVDAPLDDANVGRYVNLVREMSYGIQFIYITHNKIAMEMAHQLLGVTMQEPGVSRLVTVDIEAAQALAGA
- a CDS encoding CoA transferase — protein: MGPLAGVKIIEIAGIGPGPFCGMMLADMGAEVIRVDRASAPANAPRSNDVLARGRRSIALNLKKPEAIETVLKLCEQADAVFEGFRPGVAERLGIGPDACMGRNPKLVYGRMTGWGQDGPMSQAAGHDINYISLSGALHAIGPKGGKPVPPLNLVGDFGGGGMLLAFGMVCALLEAGRSGRGQVVDASMVEGSAALMAMIYSFASGGGHSEERGTNMLDGGTHFYDTYETRDGKYISLGSIEPQFYALLIEKAGLDPQKFAPQMDRSKWPELKEELTRVFKTRSRDEWCAIMEGSDVCFAPVLSFREAPSHPHNVARNSFVEINGVMQPAPCPKFSRSAPEQPRPPRRAGEDTEAVLSDFGFSSGQIASLRAAGALA